In the genome of Terriglobia bacterium, the window CTATGTCGACCTCTCCGGCGGCCACAACACGGGGATTGCAATTGCGGCCCCCGACGGACGGCCACTCCACTTGACCTTCAATGCGTTTCAGACGGACGGTGTGACCCCGGCAGGCAGTGGGTCTCTCGACCTCACCGGAAATGGACACGGCGCCAGCTTCGCCAATGAGTTGATTCGATCGTTGCCGGACGGCTTTACAGGGGTCCTCGATATCTCAGCTCCCACTCCCTTCGTCGCGCTGACCTTGCGGTCCCTGAAGAATGGCCGCGGCGATTTTCTGATCACGACATTTCCAGTGGCCGACTTCAATCAGCCTGCACCCGCTCCTGTGGTGTTTCCACAAATTGTGGATGGGGGAGAGTACAAGACCCAATTCATTCTGTTGAACACGACCGGAGCCGCGTCCGATACGACCCTCACCCTCTTTGGGGACAACGGCAGCATGTTTTCGCTGGGGAAGAAATAAGGGAACTTCCGATGTCCGACTTCTGACTTCAACACCAAGAATGAAAATTATCTGACTGAGCCAGAGACCGCATTAAATCCAATCCAGATTCATGGCAGGCGTGAGGCTGCCTTTTCAGTGAGTGTTTTGATTTTTTCCATGGGAACGAGATCGCCCTGGCCGGAGGCTGAGGCGGAGACCGTTACGAACATGCGCCCTTTCTCTGTGCCGCATGACGTTGAAAACTGCTTCACGGTCTGTTGAACAGGGGCCACCATGGTGGAACACTTCATGTTCCCGAAGTCTTTCTTGTCGACTTTGTAGCCCTCCTGCCTCAAGGCTTCCTCAGAGGCCTTGATTTTGTTTTCGCCTTGTTTCTTTCCCTCGGCCGTTACCGGTCCGGTCGAATACACCAGGGAAACCGAGCGTGCACCCATCTTCCAATGGCAGGTCATCAGTGTCCCCTCATGATCGCTACTGGCCCCCTTCTTGTAAGGGATATCGCCCTCCGTGGAACTTGTGATCTTCGCCCCCATCACCTCCTCGAGTTCGGAGACGGTCAACATGGAGCAGGCTTTCGGGCCGGATTGCGCCCGGAGGGCCAGCGGAACTGCAAGGGCCGCAATCAGGACCAGCACAAGGGTCGTCTTCCGGTAGATTGGGGTCATGGATTTCCTCCTTTGCCTTCCTCTGCGAATGTGATGATCTGCCCGCGCGGCATCTTTATGCCCCGGGCCTTCCGCAATATCTTACCAGCACCCTGCTCGATCGGGGTGTCCAAATATTCTCCAGGTCCGATCTCTCCAACGAATACCGCTGGGTTTGGCATTTGTTCAAGCCCGGAGGGCGTAAGATAGTAGCCCCACCTGAAGCTCCGCGTTCTCTGCGGAGCGAGGGTGGGGAAAGGCGACGCAGGAGGAATGAATCGGATTCAGGCCCGGAGGGCCCAGAGATTGTAGCCCCATCCGATGCTCCGCGTTTTGTGCGGAGCAAGGGTGGGGTCACGACGCAGGGAAGAATTTGGCTCAGGCCCGGAGGGCCGCCAGAATGTAGCCCCATCCGATGCTTCGCGTTTTTTGCGGAGCAAGGGTGGGGTCACGACCACCCCGCAAGCGGGGCTTGCTTGTTTCTGGAGGGACCGGTACCCCACCCGCGCTCCGCCCCGCAAGGAACGCGGGACGGAGCTTCCCGCCACGGTGGATCTTCGACAGGTGGGGCGATGCGCCGCGGCGCAGCAGCCCTTCGGGCCCCCGAATGGTCTCCCGCTTCGATGGTCTCACCGCCTAATGACGCCACCAGTCATCCCGATCCCGGTCACGAAAGTGGTCGAAATACCGGTCCTCACGATCGTAGCCGCAGCGGTTGAGGATTTGATGGAGTTCGAATCGCTCCTGATTCGCCTGTCGGCTCCTCGGCCCAAACCGTTGCACGGCCCGGTCCAGCTCGCGTTGTTCCTTTCGAATTTTGGAACGGCACTTTCCATCGCTCCAATGCCCGGCTTCAGCGATGCCCGTCCCGCCCAGCAACAAAACTGCACCCAGGGCAATGCTTGCTACTTTTGATCTGATCATCATACCTACCTCCCGCAGCACCGGAGGCCCACTGTCGTGCCTCCTCACCCATCGCTGCTTGATGAAGGGATGACACCGACGCTCGACGAGTTGTATGAACCAAGAATTCAGAGATCTCGAATCGGCCAGACAACCAACTGCCACCCTCACGGCTTCTCAGTAAAGTGAGTAGCGGAGGTGATGGATATGAACAAGAGCTTAGGAACATTGATCAAGGTGATGTTCGGTACATTTGCACTTGGTGTTTCGTTGTGTATCGTGAACACGACCGCCATTGCGGATACGGGTTCAAAGCAAGACAGTGTGAAGCTCCACGGAGGAGCGGCTTCTCAGGACCGGGACTTTCGTGCCCAGAGTGTGTTGACTGAACAGGTGCGGCATAAGCTCGCGATGCTCCCCTGGTACAACGTGTTTGACTGGCTGGAGGGCTATGTAAGCCCGGAGGGCGAGGTCACTCTGCGGGGCCAGGTGGTGAGGCCCGTGACGAAGTCTGATGCCGCGGCCAGCGTGAAGCGCATCGAAGGGGTCACGCAGGTCAACAATCAAATCGAAGTGCTGCCGCTGTCTCCCAACGATGACCGGATCCGTCTGAGGGTGTACCGCTCCATCTTCAATTTCAACTCCCCGTTGTTCCGGTACTCGGAGGGCTCCATGCCGCCGATCCACATCATTGTGAGAAACGGTCATGTCATCCTCAAGGGGATCGTTGCCAATGGAACGGATAGTCAGATGGCTTATATGCGGGCCAACGGAGTCCCAGGGGTCTTCAGTGTGACCAACCAGCTTCAGGTGGAACAGTCCAGGCACAGGAATGGGTGAGAATAAGCCAGGGCAGTAGGAAAGAAGAAAGGCGCATCCATGGGAGGGATGCGCCTTTCTTTCGTTAGGGACCACTCAAGAAATTCCAAAATCCAAAGTCCAAAATCCAAATAAAACCCAAATTCCAATATCCAACAATGCAATTGTATCAAGGTCTCCTGAGCCTGGTCCTTGGAAGACGATTCGTGGGACGGATTAGTCGTTGGTCTCCATCATGCCATAGTAAGCAATAACACGATCCCCTCGACAGTTGGGTTTTGGAATTTGGGTTTTATTTGGATTTTGGACTTTGGATTTTGGAATTTCCCGCGGGTACCGCATCACACTCAGGAATATGGAGGAAAGTAAGCGGGATTTGGTGAGCCGTGCTGGACTCGAACCAGCGACCCTCTGCTTAAAAGGCAGATGCTCTACCTCCTGAGCTAACGGCCCCACCGGGAGAGGAAGGAATCATAGTCGAGTCGCGGGAGAGGTGTCAAATGCGAATAGGTGTCAGGTGTCGGGTGTCAGGTGCCAGGGAAATGAAGTCAGAGGTCGGAGGTGAGAAGTCAGACATGCGATGACGACGGCTCTCTCCATTTTCTTCCTCTTGTCAAATCTTAAACTAAAGCTCTGCTGAGTGACTCTTGAGTTCCTACCTCTTTTAATTCTTCCTCACCGGACAGCCGACACCCGGCACCTGACACCTGACACCTAAAGCTTTCCAAACAGCGTCCACGGTTGGCCGGGCATATCGCGCAGGTACTTTTCCTGCCACTGGTATTCCGGATGCGCCTTGAGGAAATCCTTGGCCACGAAGTTCTGGCCGCAGGGATGACCCATGGCCGCCCAGAATTTCATCTCGCCGGCCAGGGTCCCATCGATCGCTTTCGACTGCACCGTCCCGCCCGGATAAAACTTGCCCCACTCCCACTCCGGAGTGCCCCGTGCATCCCGGTCGACGTGGCCGCACAGGGTGTTGGCATCGGCTTCATCCTTGTTTCGGAAGCTGTCGAAGTGGCTGGCCTCAAATTTCTTGGCGGACTCGACGTCGATTTTTCCCTTGTACTGTTTCATCAACGACTCCCAACAAACGCGCCGCGCATTGGGTGAAGTGTTTTTCGCTTTTGTATCAAACGTCGTCTCTTCTTTAATCACCTTGGGATCGACAGGAAAATTCGAGCCCACAAAATATCCATCCTTGGTGCGCTCCAGCGGGGTGTTCTTGAGTCCCAGCTCCAGGCGGGCGATTTCGCCGGTCTTGTTATCGCCAATGAGCCAGTCGTTGGCATAGCCGCCGTTGTTACCTTCCCGCATGGTGGCGACCCAGTCGTCGATGGAGGCGGCATACTGAATGGCCTTGCGCGCGCGGACAAATTCCGCGATGCCATTGGGATCGAATCCTTGAAACTGGGTGATGGTCGTTTCGGTCACCATGATGCCGGCATCGTTCACGTTGAAATCGTCGCCGCTGTGAATGAACCCGGGCATGGCATCCATCAGGACGCGATGACCTTTTTCAGGAACCAGGTCCATGATCACGTTCCACCGTTCTCCGGTGACGTAGCTGGTCCAGTTGTTGTGAGACATGACGATCTTGCCGTCCTTGGTCCAGGACCCCGTGGCCACGAAGGCGCTGCAATTGCCGGGCGCTTTGTTTTCAGCGGCCTTGGGATCCGTTTTGGATTTGAGCCATGGCACATAATAAAACGCCATTTCCTCCATCGCGTTCATCGCCACGACATCCCCGCGATCGATCCGGTTGGCGCCCAATTTCGCATTGGCGCCGCGAACGATGCCGTCGATCTCTTTCTGATACTCTTCGGGGGTCTTCGACCAGAACAGTTTGAGGGATTCGGTCCGGTACCAGTCCCAATTCTTCTGGGTGTCATGGTCCAAAACCATCGAAAGCGCCCCCCGTAGATCCAGGATCTCGTTGGCCAACAGATAGCCATGCTGGTAGCCCACCACCTCGGGAGCCCCTTCCAGGTGGACGTAAATCCAACCGTTCTCATCCCGGCGCGACGCTTTGGCCATCATCTGGTCTGAAGTGGGCGCCGTGACGGCGGCCTTTGGTTCCGTCTTGCGCTCATTTCTTGAGCAGGAGGAAACAAAGAAGAGGAGAAGAACACACAGCCCGACGAGGAACGGGCGCTTCAATGCGGACGGTTCTGGATCGAGACTCATGAATTACCCCCTGTTCCGGAAAGAGAGAGTGTGTAAAACCGGGTTTGGATACTCTGCGAACAGCTGTGAAATCCGTGGATCGCCAAATACTTTAATCGATTTGATGCGGAGAAGCACTTCAAAAATTCAGACAACCATGATGAATTCCTGGTTCTGCTGTTCCATCCGATGCGACGACTGCGGCGTATCGTCCACGGGGATGTCCTTTCCCTATTGACATCCTATACGTAGATCCGTATTCTCTCTATAGAGAGTCGATAGGAGACATTCATTGAGCCCTGAACAGACTAACCTTTTGCAAGGGACCTTGGACCTGTTGATCCTGAAATCGCTGATCGCCGGCGAGATGCACGGGTTGGGAATTTCGCGCAGGATCCAGCAGATCACAGGCGGCACTTTTGTGGTTAAGCCAGGATCGCTCTTTCCCGCCCTCCACCGGATGGAGGAAGAAGGCTGGATTTCCTCTTTCTGGGGAGAATCCGAGAACAACCGCCGCGCCAAATACTACCGATTGACCAAGACGGGCCGGAAGCAGCTCGAAGTCGAAACCAAGCGATGGGGCCGCATTACTTGGGCTATCGCTCAAGCCCTGGACGCATCCTAGGGAAGTGCTGAGCATGTCGCTCCTTGTGAAAGCTCGAAGTTTCCTGCGAAATCTCTTTTTCTCGCGGCGTGTGGAGGTGGACCTCGACCAGGAGGTTCATTCCCACCTCGAAATGCTGATCGAGGAAAACCTGCGTGCGGGCCTGCCGCCGGAGGAAGCACGACGAGCCGCACGAATCGAATTGGGCGGCATCGAACAGGTGAAAGAACAGGTTCGCGAAGAACGACTTGGCAACTGGCTCCACTCCGTGCTCTCCGATTGCCGCTATGGTCTCCGCCAGCTCCGGAAGAACCCCGGCGCCACCGCCGTCATGGTCTTTACGCTCGCACTGGCCATCGGCGCGACCACCGCAATCTTCAGCGTGGTCTACGGTGTGTTGTTGCGGCCGCTGCCGTACTCCGATTCGAACCGGATCATGGCCCTCTTCGAGGTCAACTCGCAGGGCCGGTGGGCACATCTTGCGGATCCGAACTTCGACGACTTTCGCGATCAGAACCGCAGTTTTCAGGCGATGGCGAAGTACAGTGCCTACATCGCGTCCGTTTCGGGGGCTTTGCAGCCGACGCGCACGACGGTGGCACACGTCTCACCCGAATTTCTAAAGGTTTTCGGCGTTCAGCCGGTCCTCGGAAGGGACTTCAGCGCCGGTGACGCGAAACAAGGGGCTGGACCCACCGTTCTTGTCAGCTCCGGATACTGGAGGCAGGATCTCGGATCGCCGC includes:
- a CDS encoding BON domain-containing protein, whose translation is MNKSLGTLIKVMFGTFALGVSLCIVNTTAIADTGSKQDSVKLHGGAASQDRDFRAQSVLTEQVRHKLAMLPWYNVFDWLEGYVSPEGEVTLRGQVVRPVTKSDAAASVKRIEGVTQVNNQIEVLPLSPNDDRIRLRVYRSIFNFNSPLFRYSEGSMPPIHIIVRNGHVILKGIVANGTDSQMAYMRANGVPGVFSVTNQLQVEQSRHRNG
- a CDS encoding peptidase C45 → MSLDPEPSALKRPFLVGLCVLLLFFVSSCSRNERKTEPKAAVTAPTSDQMMAKASRRDENGWIYVHLEGAPEVVGYQHGYLLANEILDLRGALSMVLDHDTQKNWDWYRTESLKLFWSKTPEEYQKEIDGIVRGANAKLGANRIDRGDVVAMNAMEEMAFYYVPWLKSKTDPKAAENKAPGNCSAFVATGSWTKDGKIVMSHNNWTSYVTGERWNVIMDLVPEKGHRVLMDAMPGFIHSGDDFNVNDAGIMVTETTITQFQGFDPNGIAEFVRARKAIQYAASIDDWVATMREGNNGGYANDWLIGDNKTGEIARLELGLKNTPLERTKDGYFVGSNFPVDPKVIKEETTFDTKAKNTSPNARRVCWESLMKQYKGKIDVESAKKFEASHFDSFRNKDEADANTLCGHVDRDARGTPEWEWGKFYPGGTVQSKAIDGTLAGEMKFWAAMGHPCGQNFVAKDFLKAHPEYQWQEKYLRDMPGQPWTLFGKL
- a CDS encoding PadR family transcriptional regulator, with the protein product MSPEQTNLLQGTLDLLILKSLIAGEMHGLGISRRIQQITGGTFVVKPGSLFPALHRMEEEGWISSFWGESENNRRAKYYRLTKTGRKQLEVETKRWGRITWAIAQALDAS